One part of the Bacillus sp. FJAT-45350 genome encodes these proteins:
- a CDS encoding HD domain-containing phosphohydrolase has protein sequence MTTYRSFIKTLARHYVIGSLISGMGVGSVILFTTLEMSSRDLFIIAQVIAVSIIIMLISEFLLFKQQIKPIMKALTSDQPTIKELKLAYLQTHRFPMLTGIRILGPHLWGMALPATFITAILIIYDILYLPFEFILYGLIGAILISGIHAMIEYFQTTFVIGPVLETLRKKAKTLYQEELSIEGIVLVSIKTKFQLSALLIGALPLLLFSLATQIRLSSNTTVSIDDYWTWSGIILLLGICLSLYGAWLLFSIVMKPIQHLRAKMKDVEEGKFDTKATDLYSDEFSELISGFNHMVRGLKERETMNAQMHESFFTTMSAALDARDHYTAGHSIRVANYSVEIGRRAKLTQTELMLLRKTALLHDIGKIGIPDSVLLKDGKLTEQEFAEIKRHPVLGEEILKQIQPSELMEPFMAGVRSHHERIDGKGYPDKLSGDDIPLIGRLIAVADAFDAMTSDRPYRKGMSPIRALQILKDGKGTQWEAQFVDYFEEWLIEQDYHIEKVPNLTLIKKNA, from the coding sequence ATGACTACCTATAGAAGTTTTATAAAAACATTAGCTCGTCATTATGTAATTGGATCACTCATATCTGGTATGGGTGTAGGTAGTGTAATTCTTTTTACTACGCTAGAAATGTCAAGTAGAGATCTATTCATAATCGCCCAAGTAATTGCTGTCTCAATCATAATCATGCTTATATCTGAATTCTTACTGTTCAAGCAGCAAATAAAACCCATTATGAAGGCTCTAACAAGTGACCAGCCTACTATAAAGGAGTTAAAACTAGCCTATTTACAAACACATCGCTTCCCTATGTTAACTGGAATAAGAATATTAGGACCACATCTATGGGGAATGGCACTTCCTGCTACTTTTATAACTGCAATTTTAATAATATACGATATCCTTTATCTTCCATTTGAGTTTATTTTGTATGGCTTAATTGGTGCAATTCTAATCTCAGGTATTCATGCAATGATTGAATACTTCCAAACGACATTTGTAATTGGACCTGTTTTAGAAACATTACGAAAGAAAGCAAAAACACTGTATCAAGAAGAATTGTCAATCGAGGGTATTGTCCTTGTGTCAATCAAAACAAAATTTCAATTAAGTGCCTTGTTAATAGGAGCTCTTCCTTTACTATTATTTAGCTTAGCAACACAAATCCGACTTTCTTCTAATACAACAGTATCAATCGATGATTATTGGACGTGGTCAGGAATTATTTTATTACTCGGTATTTGTTTATCTTTATACGGAGCATGGTTACTGTTTTCGATTGTTATGAAACCAATTCAACATCTTCGAGCGAAAATGAAAGATGTGGAGGAAGGGAAATTTGATACAAAGGCAACGGATTTATACTCAGATGAATTTTCCGAACTAATATCAGGGTTTAATCATATGGTTAGAGGGCTTAAAGAACGTGAAACGATGAATGCTCAAATGCATGAAAGTTTTTTCACTACGATGTCTGCAGCGCTTGATGCTAGAGACCATTATACTGCTGGGCACTCAATAAGAGTGGCCAACTATTCAGTCGAAATTGGAAGACGTGCAAAATTAACACAAACAGAGTTAATGCTACTTCGCAAAACAGCTCTTCTACATGATATAGGTAAAATTGGAATACCAGACTCTGTCCTTTTAAAAGATGGTAAATTAACAGAGCAGGAATTTGCAGAAATCAAACGTCACCCTGTATTAGGTGAAGAGATACTTAAACAAATACAGCCCTCAGAGCTGATGGAGCCATTTATGGCAGGGGTTCGTTCACATCATGAACGCATTGATGGTAAAGGGTACCCTGACAAATTATCTGGAGACGACATTCCTTTAATCGGACGTCTAATCGCTGTTGCTGATGCCTTTGATGCAATGACGTCAGATAGACCATATAGAAAAGGGATGAGCCCAATAAGAGCCTTACAAATCCTTAAGGACGGAAAGGGAACTCAGTGGGAAGCTCAATTCGTTGATTATTTTGAAGAATGGTTAATC